A region from the uncultured Draconibacterium sp. genome encodes:
- a CDS encoding ribonuclease HII, with amino-acid sequence MEKQKLLPFYKQNTIEAGCDEAGRGCLAGPVFAAAVILPQNFENELLNDSKKLSEKQRYQLRPIVEQQALAYAVAAVDNREIDEVNILNASFLAMNRAVTQLEIEPQHLLIDGNRFRTKSKIPYTCMIKGDGRFYSIAAASILAKTYRDDFMAKIHQEYPQFAWNKNKGYPTKAHREAIKAHGPTPYHRMTFRLLDEQLSLDF; translated from the coding sequence ATGGAAAAACAAAAACTACTTCCTTTTTATAAACAAAATACCATTGAGGCCGGATGTGATGAGGCTGGGCGAGGATGTTTGGCCGGCCCCGTTTTTGCAGCCGCTGTAATTCTGCCACAAAACTTTGAAAATGAGCTGCTAAACGATTCAAAAAAACTGAGCGAAAAGCAACGCTATCAACTTCGTCCAATTGTTGAACAACAGGCCTTGGCCTATGCAGTGGCGGCTGTTGACAATCGGGAAATTGACGAGGTAAATATCTTGAATGCTTCGTTTTTAGCGATGAACCGGGCAGTTACACAACTTGAAATAGAGCCGCAACACCTGCTGATTGATGGAAACCGTTTCAGAACAAAAAGTAAAATACCTTATACCTGCATGATAAAAGGCGATGGCCGTTTTTATTCCATTGCGGCAGCTTCAATTCTTGCCAAAACCTATCGCGATGATTTTATGGCAAAGATCCACCAGGAATATCCTCAATTCGCTTGGAATAAAAACAAAGGTTACCCGACAAAAGCACACCGCGAGGCCATAAAAGCACATGGCCCAACTCCTTATCATCGAATGACTTTTCGCTTGTTAGACGAGCAACTTTCGCTTGATTTCTAA
- the pyrH gene encoding UMP kinase: protein MAKFKRILLKLSGESLMGDQQYGIDQNRLSDYAEEIATLVKSGIQVGIVIGGGNIFRGLSGAAKGFDRVKGDQMGMLATVINSLALNSALISQGVKSKVLTAICMEPVGEYYSKDKAVEALANGEVVIISGGTGNPYFTTDTASALRGIEIEADVMLKGTRVDGIYTADPEKDSSATKFSKISFDEIYKRNLRIMDLTATTLCKENNLPIYVFNMDQKGNLQRVMSGEEIGTLVYC, encoded by the coding sequence ATGGCAAAATTCAAACGCATTCTTTTAAAACTAAGCGGTGAGTCACTCATGGGTGATCAACAGTACGGAATTGATCAAAACCGGTTATCAGATTATGCCGAAGAAATAGCCACGTTAGTAAAATCCGGAATTCAGGTTGGAATTGTAATTGGTGGCGGAAATATTTTTCGCGGATTAAGTGGTGCTGCTAAGGGATTTGACCGAGTAAAAGGAGATCAGATGGGAATGCTGGCCACCGTTATTAATAGTTTAGCCTTAAATTCAGCATTAATCAGCCAGGGCGTAAAATCCAAAGTGCTCACTGCAATTTGTATGGAGCCCGTAGGAGAATATTATTCGAAAGATAAAGCTGTTGAAGCCCTTGCCAATGGCGAAGTGGTTATCATATCGGGCGGAACAGGTAATCCGTATTTTACCACCGATACAGCCAGCGCATTGCGCGGAATTGAAATTGAAGCCGATGTGATGTTGAAAGGAACACGTGTTGATGGAATTTATACGGCCGATCCGGAAAAGGATTCTTCGGCAACCAAGTTCAGTAAAATTAGTTTTGATGAGATTTACAAGCGAAATCTGAGAATAATGGATTTAACTGCAACTACTCTTTGCAAAGAGAATAATTTGCCGATTTATGTTTTCAATATGGATCAAAAGGGTAATTTACAGCGAGTTATGAGTGGGGAAGAAATCGGAACCCTCGTTTATTGTTAA
- the rnhA gene encoding ribonuclease HI, producing MARPKITIYTDGAARGNPGPGGYGIVLLSGQYRKELSEGYKLTTNNRMELLAVIVALETLKIPGSEVTIYTDSKYVADAVEKGWVFNWLKKRFKGKKNADLWMRFLEIYKQHVVKFVWVKGHANNPLNERCDELAVEASLQTDLLEDKGYQPN from the coding sequence ATGGCTCGTCCAAAAATAACCATATATACCGATGGAGCGGCGCGTGGAAATCCCGGCCCCGGCGGATACGGCATTGTTTTACTCTCGGGTCAATACCGCAAAGAACTATCCGAAGGGTATAAACTAACCACCAACAACCGCATGGAATTGCTTGCGGTAATTGTTGCCTTGGAAACGCTTAAAATTCCGGGCAGCGAGGTCACCATTTATACCGACTCGAAATATGTGGCCGACGCAGTAGAAAAAGGCTGGGTTTTTAACTGGTTAAAAAAACGTTTTAAAGGCAAAAAAAATGCCGACCTGTGGATGCGCTTCCTCGAGATTTACAAACAACACGTGGTAAAATTTGTGTGGGTAAAGGGCCACGCCAACAATCCGTTAAACGAACGCTGCGATGAGCTTGCCGTTGAAGCGTCGTTGCAAACCGACTTGCTTGAAGACAAAGGTTACCAGCCAAATTAA
- a CDS encoding phosphatidylserine decarboxylase, which produces MKIIKLLSIVLCIHLFACNRQEATLTDNARENTNMDKIEYIDRTSGERKTENVPSEGTLKWLYTSGSGKAALQLLFKRKIVSALGGWYMNTAFSSKRIPGFVKDQNIDLSEYRRSNIEDYNSFNDFFYRKIKPEVRPIEAEIVSPADGKILVFPSQKELSSFFVKGAEFTLATFLQDKNLAKKYLNGSMAIIRLAPADYHRYHFPANGIASQSVKINGHYFSVSPLALRGSLRIFCENKREHCTLSTKEYGDILIVDVGATMVGGITQTYPANSEVKKGDEKGYFSFGGSTLVLLFEKGTITFDADLIENTKKGMETTVKVGEKIASSGKT; this is translated from the coding sequence TTGAAGATTATTAAATTGCTGAGTATTGTTTTGTGCATCCATCTTTTTGCCTGTAACAGGCAGGAAGCCACGCTGACTGATAATGCCCGGGAAAATACAAACATGGACAAGATTGAATACATTGACAGGACAAGTGGAGAAAGAAAGACAGAAAATGTACCCAGCGAAGGTACTTTAAAATGGCTTTACACTTCGGGTTCAGGGAAAGCGGCTTTACAGCTTCTTTTTAAACGTAAAATTGTATCGGCTTTGGGTGGCTGGTATATGAACACAGCTTTCTCTTCAAAACGAATTCCCGGTTTTGTGAAAGACCAGAACATTGATTTAAGCGAGTACCGACGAAGCAACATAGAAGATTACAATTCGTTTAACGACTTTTTTTACCGAAAGATTAAACCCGAAGTCCGCCCAATTGAAGCAGAAATTGTTTCGCCTGCCGATGGAAAAATACTCGTGTTTCCCTCACAAAAAGAGCTGTCTTCTTTTTTTGTTAAAGGCGCTGAGTTTACCTTAGCAACCTTTCTTCAGGATAAAAATCTGGCTAAAAAATATTTGAACGGATCGATGGCGATTATTCGCCTTGCCCCTGCCGACTACCACCGCTACCACTTTCCGGCCAACGGTATTGCTTCCCAGTCGGTAAAAATAAACGGGCACTACTTTTCGGTATCGCCATTGGCTTTGCGGGGCAGCTTACGCATTTTTTGCGAAAACAAACGCGAACACTGCACACTTTCAACCAAAGAATATGGCGACATCCTGATTGTTGATGTTGGCGCAACAATGGTTGGAGGAATAACGCAAACCTACCCGGCTAATTCCGAGGTAAAAAAAGGAGACGAAAAAGGTTATTTTTCGTTTGGCGGATCAACACTGGTTTTGTTGTTCGAAAAAGGAACAATCACCTTTGATGCCGACCTGATAGAAAACACAAAAAAAGGCATGGAAACCACCGTTAAGGTTGGCGAAAAAATTGCTTCTTCAGGAAAGACGTGA
- a CDS encoding AMP-binding protein, producing the protein MQLLDYTLGNILEKWAFETPDKDFIVYPDRNLRFSYKQFNERVDRLAKGLLFIGIKPGDKVGVWAKNVPDWTTLMFATAKIGAILVTVNTNYKLAELEYLLQNADINTLFIVDGYRDSDYVKMMFELVPELKTQARGKLKAEKFPELKNVGFIGQQKHRGMYNTDELMLLGSHIDDLELESVKETLNCHDVVNMQYTSGTTGFPKGVMLTHHNILNNGFATGECMKYTEDDRLLVCVPLFHCFGCVLAVCAIVSHGATMVFTEDFDPLMVLASIQKEKCTALYGVPTMFIAELNHPMFDMFDLSSLRTGIMAGALCPIETMRQVMEKMNMKDIIIVYGLTESSPGMTATRTHNSVEVRATTVGFEFPNVEVKIVNPETGELCGPGEQGEICCKGYNVMKGYYNNPEATAKAIDKEGWLHSGDLAIKTEEGFYKITGRIKDMIIRGGENIYPREIENYLYRLPQIEAVEVAGVPSAKYGEAVGAFIKLKKGETLSEEEVVDFCRGNIARFKIPKYIFFVEEFPMTASGKIQKYKLSQMSVKLCKERGIEIV; encoded by the coding sequence ATGCAACTACTCGATTATACCCTGGGAAACATTCTGGAAAAGTGGGCATTTGAAACACCCGACAAAGATTTTATTGTATATCCCGACCGCAATCTTCGGTTTTCGTACAAACAATTTAACGAAAGAGTTGACCGCTTGGCCAAAGGCCTTTTGTTTATTGGTATTAAACCAGGCGACAAGGTGGGGGTTTGGGCAAAAAATGTTCCCGATTGGACAACCTTAATGTTTGCTACAGCCAAAATTGGAGCTATTCTGGTAACAGTTAATACCAATTATAAATTAGCTGAACTTGAATATTTGCTTCAAAATGCCGACATAAACACCCTTTTTATTGTTGATGGTTACCGCGACAGCGATTACGTAAAAATGATGTTTGAGCTGGTACCTGAACTTAAAACACAAGCTCGCGGAAAACTAAAAGCGGAGAAATTTCCTGAATTAAAGAATGTTGGATTCATCGGACAGCAAAAGCATCGCGGAATGTATAACACCGATGAACTCATGTTGCTCGGCAGCCATATCGACGATTTAGAGCTTGAAAGTGTAAAAGAAACGCTAAATTGCCACGATGTGGTAAACATGCAATACACTTCGGGTACAACCGGTTTCCCCAAAGGGGTAATGCTTACACATCATAACATTTTGAACAATGGTTTTGCCACCGGCGAGTGCATGAAATACACCGAAGACGATCGCTTGTTGGTGTGCGTGCCCTTGTTTCATTGCTTTGGTTGTGTGCTGGCTGTTTGTGCCATTGTTTCGCATGGAGCCACCATGGTATTTACTGAAGATTTTGATCCGTTGATGGTGTTGGCCTCCATTCAAAAGGAAAAATGTACGGCACTTTACGGGGTGCCCACCATGTTTATTGCCGAGTTAAACCACCCCATGTTTGATATGTTTGATCTCTCGTCGCTGCGCACGGGTATTATGGCCGGAGCTTTATGCCCCATTGAAACCATGCGCCAGGTGATGGAAAAGATGAACATGAAAGACATTATTATCGTGTATGGTTTAACCGAAAGTTCGCCCGGAATGACTGCAACACGCACACACAATTCGGTGGAGGTGCGCGCTACAACAGTTGGTTTTGAGTTCCCGAATGTAGAAGTGAAAATCGTAAATCCGGAAACAGGAGAACTATGTGGGCCTGGAGAGCAGGGAGAAATCTGTTGTAAAGGTTATAACGTAATGAAAGGGTATTACAATAATCCCGAGGCTACTGCAAAGGCTATTGATAAGGAGGGCTGGCTGCATTCGGGAGATTTGGCCATTAAAACAGAGGAAGGTTTTTATAAAATTACCGGACGTATTAAAGATATGATTATCCGTGGTGGAGAAAACATTTACCCGCGCGAAATAGAAAATTACCTCTACCGTTTGCCTCAGATTGAAGCGGTTGAAGTTGCCGGAGTGCCCAGTGCAAAATATGGCGAAGCCGTTGGAGCCTTTATAAAATTAAAGAAAGGAGAAACGCTTAGCGAAGAAGAAGTGGTAGATTTTTGCAGAGGAAATATAGCCCGGTTTAAAATTCCAAAATATATCTTTTTTGTAGAAGAATTTCCGATGACAGCCAGTGGCAAAATTCAGAAGTACAAACTCAGTCAGATGTCGGTTAAACTCTGTAAAGAAAGAGGAATAGAGATTGTTTAA
- the frr gene encoding ribosome recycling factor, whose product MQEEVEFVLDHCKEKMEAAIEHLEKELIHIRAGKANPAMLDGVHVEYYGSQTPLNQVSNVSTPDARTIAVQPWEKNLIPEIEKAIINANLGLNPDNNGEIIRINIPVLTEERRKGLVKQAHQEGENAKVSVRGARKDSNDSLKKLLKEGLSEDLEKDAEAEVQSLTDEYSKKIDALVKAKEEDIMTI is encoded by the coding sequence ATGCAAGAAGAAGTAGAGTTCGTTTTAGATCATTGTAAAGAGAAGATGGAGGCAGCCATAGAGCACCTCGAGAAAGAGTTAATTCACATTCGGGCAGGAAAAGCAAATCCGGCTATGTTGGATGGAGTTCATGTTGAATATTACGGTAGTCAAACGCCACTAAATCAGGTGTCTAATGTAAGTACTCCTGATGCACGTACCATTGCAGTTCAACCTTGGGAAAAGAATTTAATTCCCGAAATTGAAAAAGCAATTATAAACGCAAATTTGGGATTGAATCCCGATAATAATGGCGAGATTATCAGAATAAATATTCCGGTACTAACTGAAGAACGAAGAAAAGGCTTGGTAAAACAAGCTCATCAGGAAGGTGAAAATGCAAAAGTAAGCGTTCGTGGTGCACGTAAAGACTCTAATGACAGTCTGAAAAAACTTTTAAAAGAAGGTTTGTCGGAAGATTTAGAGAAAGATGCGGAAGCGGAAGTGCAAAGCTTAACTGATGAATACAGTAAGAAGATCGACGCCTTGGTAAAAGCCAAGGAAGAAGATATAATGACTATTTAA
- a CDS encoding oligosaccharide flippase family protein, with the protein MKRKFVTNLILLLFLNLLIKPFWIFGIDRTVQNTVGDESYGLYFALFNFSMLLNIFLDVGITNYNNRNIAQHNFLLPKHLSNIIGLKLVLAVVYAIFSLGIAAIIGYNNIQFHLLLFLILNQFLISFTLYLRSNISALHFFRTDSFISVLDRSIMLVICSILLFTNWTGIQFNINWFVYAQSIAYVLTALITLGIVLSKSGRIKIRFDRSFFSVFLRKSYPYALLILLMSFYNRIDSVMLERLLPHPIGKQQAGIYAQAFRLLDAVSMFGLLFAGLLLPIFSRMIKLKEKVGQMVQLSFTLLIIPAIIIAVSSIFYSNQIMATLYTSNTEKSSGLLGILMIGFVGIACTYIFGTLLTANGSLKQLNIMAFFGMLLNIVLNLVLIPRFMAYGSAYASLCTQLFTGFAQLILACLIFKLKPKISFIIQLSVFTSGTIILAFLSLQLQHWFSGFLVTIFGSLLLAVVLRLFNIRNLYQIIRYDQE; encoded by the coding sequence TTGAAACGTAAATTTGTTACTAACCTTATATTATTACTTTTTCTGAATCTGCTGATTAAACCTTTTTGGATTTTTGGCATCGACAGAACCGTTCAAAATACTGTTGGCGACGAAAGTTACGGCCTTTATTTTGCCCTTTTCAACTTTTCGATGTTGCTGAATATTTTTCTGGATGTGGGGATTACCAATTACAATAACCGTAACATTGCCCAGCACAATTTTTTGCTTCCGAAACACCTCTCCAACATTATTGGGTTAAAACTCGTTTTAGCGGTGGTTTATGCCATTTTTAGTTTAGGAATTGCAGCCATTATTGGCTATAACAATATTCAATTTCACTTGCTTCTTTTTCTTATTCTAAATCAATTCCTTATCTCGTTTACGCTTTACCTGCGCTCCAATATCAGTGCCCTCCATTTTTTTCGTACTGATAGTTTTATTTCGGTACTCGACCGCAGCATCATGTTGGTTATTTGCAGCATTTTACTTTTTACCAACTGGACAGGTATTCAATTCAATATCAACTGGTTTGTATACGCCCAAAGTATTGCCTATGTTTTAACAGCCCTAATTACCTTAGGTATTGTACTAAGCAAATCGGGGCGTATAAAAATCCGCTTCGATCGAAGTTTCTTTAGTGTCTTTCTTCGGAAGTCATACCCCTATGCATTGCTTATTTTGCTCATGTCTTTTTACAACAGAATCGATTCAGTAATGCTCGAACGCTTGCTTCCTCATCCCATCGGAAAACAACAGGCAGGCATTTACGCCCAGGCTTTTCGTTTACTTGATGCCGTTTCGATGTTCGGATTATTATTTGCCGGACTACTGCTTCCCATTTTTTCGCGAATGATTAAGCTGAAAGAGAAAGTAGGACAGATGGTTCAGCTATCATTTACGCTGCTTATTATTCCGGCAATAATTATCGCTGTTTCCAGCATTTTTTACAGCAATCAGATTATGGCAACGCTCTATACTTCGAACACCGAGAAATCATCGGGATTACTGGGCATACTCATGATTGGGTTTGTTGGTATTGCATGCACCTATATTTTTGGCACCTTACTTACGGCAAACGGAAGTCTGAAACAACTGAACATTATGGCATTTTTTGGTATGCTTCTGAATATTGTTCTCAACCTGGTACTTATTCCACGTTTTATGGCTTACGGATCGGCCTATGCCAGCTTATGCACACAATTGTTTACCGGTTTTGCCCAACTTATTTTGGCTTGTCTGATTTTTAAACTAAAACCCAAAATAAGCTTTATAATTCAGCTAAGCGTTTTCACCTCAGGAACCATTATACTGGCATTTTTGTCTTTACAATTACAACATTGGTTTTCTGGTTTTCTGGTAACCATCTTCGGTTCGTTGTTACTTGCTGTCGTACTTCGCCTTTTTAATATCAGAAACCTTTACCAGATTATTCGATATGACCAGGAATAA
- a CDS encoding DUF3267 domain-containing protein yields the protein MTRNNPTIDELKNSDQYEQVAELHHSNIKEFVIDQTLNGGKLVKRYMIYQLVMITLGTAIFSFSVFLAFKSNPAPLYWCLAALLFCFSILVVFHELLHGIAIKYTGAPIVNYGAYFKKFIFYAEADQFVMNRQQFTLIALAPLVVVKFITFIGILLTFGHPAIYGIAFVMCAHSLFCAGDVALLSIFYREKFADIYTFDIRAEKKTYYYKKLKR from the coding sequence ATGACCAGGAATAATCCAACAATAGATGAACTAAAAAACAGTGACCAATACGAGCAGGTCGCAGAATTGCACCACAGCAACATAAAAGAATTTGTTATTGACCAAACTCTTAACGGTGGAAAATTGGTAAAACGTTACATGATTTACCAGTTGGTAATGATAACATTGGGAACTGCAATTTTTAGCTTTTCGGTGTTTTTGGCTTTTAAATCGAATCCGGCACCCCTTTATTGGTGTTTAGCGGCACTCTTGTTTTGCTTTTCCATTTTAGTTGTTTTTCATGAACTGTTACATGGAATTGCTATTAAATATACAGGTGCGCCAATAGTTAACTATGGCGCGTACTTTAAGAAGTTTATTTTTTATGCCGAAGCCGATCAATTTGTTATGAACCGACAACAATTTACTTTAATAGCTCTCGCTCCTTTGGTTGTTGTAAAGTTTATCACTTTTATTGGAATATTATTGACTTTTGGTCATCCGGCCATTTATGGAATTGCTTTTGTAATGTGTGCGCACAGTTTATTTTGTGCTGGCGATGTGGCTTTGTTATCCATTTTTTACCGGGAGAAATTTGCCGATATTTATACTTTCGATATCCGGGCGGAGAAAAAAACCTATTACTACAAAAAGCTAAAACGCTAA
- a CDS encoding sigma-70 family RNA polymerase sigma factor, which yields MKVQKLIHNSAKGDQRAQKQFFDRYADQLFAVAKRYAVSHELAEEALFQAFLKIFEKLPEFEFINETAFYSWLKRIVINQCLMSRRKELNTLYKLETIDEERHDTLFYEESNHEALIELVNELPDGYRTVFLMNAVDGYAHKEIASMLGITENTSRSQFFKARKLLQKKINKEYGQSGT from the coding sequence GTGAAGGTTCAAAAATTAATTCATAATAGCGCAAAAGGCGACCAACGGGCACAAAAACAGTTTTTCGACAGGTATGCCGACCAACTGTTTGCAGTGGCAAAACGTTATGCCGTTTCGCATGAGCTGGCCGAAGAGGCGTTGTTTCAGGCCTTCCTCAAAATTTTTGAGAAGCTACCGGAATTTGAATTTATAAATGAGACGGCTTTTTATAGCTGGTTAAAACGAATAGTAATTAACCAGTGCCTTATGAGCAGGCGAAAAGAATTGAATACACTTTATAAATTGGAAACGATTGACGAGGAGAGGCACGACACCCTGTTTTATGAAGAAAGTAACCACGAAGCTTTAATTGAGCTGGTAAATGAACTGCCGGATGGATACCGAACGGTGTTTTTAATGAATGCTGTTGATGGTTATGCGCATAAAGAAATTGCAAGCATGCTGGGAATAACGGAAAACACTTCGCGCTCGCAGTTTTTTAAAGCAAGAAAACTTTTACAAAAGAAAATTAACAAGGAATATGGGCAATCTGGAACATAA
- a CDS encoding FAD-dependent oxidoreductase — MQSHFDVIIVGAGPAGIFTAYELVKTKPGLKILMLEKGPNIYKRKCPKHTNGGVCVHCKPCNITTGWAGAGAFSDGKLSLSHEVGGTISDFIGIEATNELIKYTDRIYLEFGGDPAVHGEEITPAMREIQKKSIEANLRLVHCPVRHLGTEKTQSLYKALYDFIVKQGVEVLFRKPALDFEFDNSTITAVLTKDTKYSADNVVVAVGREGSDWLLKKCEQHNIGTEVGIVDIGVRVECRNEIMQEINDNFYEAKLVHYTKTFDDKVRTFCSNPGGFVSSEYYDNNLAVVNGHSYKDLKSSNTNFALLVSQKFTEPFNAPIEYGKHVADMANMLTQHKILVQRFGDLIRGRRTTPERLIRNNIIPTLKDAVPGDLSLVLPYRIMTDIVEMIQALDKVSPGLASDETLLYGIEVKFYSNKIKVNKAFRTDSIKNLYVGGDGAGITRGLMQASVNGILMAREIVNQ; from the coding sequence ATGCAATCTCATTTCGATGTAATAATAGTTGGTGCCGGTCCTGCCGGCATTTTTACTGCTTACGAATTAGTAAAAACCAAGCCCGGGCTAAAAATTCTGATGCTCGAAAAAGGCCCGAATATTTATAAACGAAAGTGTCCAAAACATACCAATGGAGGTGTTTGTGTTCATTGTAAACCCTGCAATATTACAACAGGGTGGGCCGGGGCAGGAGCATTTTCAGATGGCAAGCTGTCGCTGTCGCACGAAGTTGGTGGAACCATTTCAGACTTCATTGGCATTGAGGCAACCAACGAACTGATAAAATATACCGACCGGATTTACCTTGAATTCGGTGGCGATCCGGCTGTGCATGGCGAAGAGATTACACCGGCTATGCGCGAAATTCAGAAAAAATCAATCGAAGCTAATCTTCGCCTGGTACATTGCCCCGTTCGTCATCTCGGAACCGAAAAAACACAATCGCTTTACAAAGCACTCTACGATTTTATTGTGAAACAAGGGGTAGAGGTTCTTTTCAGAAAACCGGCACTCGATTTTGAATTTGATAACAGTACCATTACCGCAGTGCTTACCAAAGATACGAAGTACAGTGCTGATAATGTGGTTGTTGCCGTTGGCCGCGAAGGGTCGGACTGGCTATTAAAAAAGTGTGAGCAACACAACATCGGCACCGAAGTAGGAATTGTTGATATTGGCGTGCGTGTAGAATGCCGCAACGAAATTATGCAGGAAATTAACGATAATTTCTACGAAGCCAAACTGGTGCATTACACCAAAACTTTTGATGATAAGGTACGCACATTCTGTTCAAATCCAGGTGGTTTTGTATCATCAGAGTATTACGATAATAATTTGGCAGTGGTTAACGGGCACAGTTACAAAGACCTGAAAAGTAGCAATACCAATTTTGCGTTGTTGGTTTCGCAAAAATTTACCGAGCCTTTTAATGCGCCAATCGAGTATGGTAAGCATGTTGCCGATATGGCCAATATGCTTACGCAACATAAAATTTTGGTACAACGGTTTGGCGACCTTATCCGTGGCAGGCGAACAACACCCGAGCGGCTTATCCGTAATAACATTATTCCTACCCTGAAAGATGCTGTACCCGGCGATTTAAGCCTTGTGCTTCCGTACAGAATAATGACTGATATTGTTGAAATGATACAGGCATTGGATAAAGTTAGCCCCGGTTTGGCTAGCGATGAAACATTGCTTTACGGTATTGAAGTGAAATTTTATTCGAATAAAATTAAGGTGAATAAAGCTTTTCGGACGGATAGTATTAAAAATCTGTACGTTGGAGGCGATGGGGCAGGCATTACCCGCGGCCTGATGCAGGCATCGGTTAACGGCATATTAATGGCCCGCGAAATTGTAAACCAATAA
- a CDS encoding glycosyltransferase family 1 protein encodes MVIAVNTRLLLKGKLEGIGWFTYETLKRMTINHPEHEFIFIFDRAYSQDFIFAENVTPVVIGPPTRHPVLWYLWFEYQIPRVLKKYKADLFLSPDGYLSQRTTVPQLGVIHDINFVHRPDDLPWLKAKYYNHYFPKFASLAKRIATVSFYSKEDITRSFKVDYDKIDVVYDGINQIFEPISEAEKQKARETYAGGSEYFLFVGALHPRKNVCGLLKAFDAFKSVVNDRTKLVIVGGEMHKTGPIFETYENMRHKSDVVFTGRVATRDLHDIFGGALALAFVPFFEGFGIPIVEAMSAGIPVICSNTTSIPEVGGNAVLYADPLKIDQITDAMLRIYNNPELQKELVEKGFVQKNKFSWDETARLLWMSVEKSLQ; translated from the coding sequence ATGGTTATTGCCGTAAATACCCGTTTATTATTAAAAGGAAAGCTTGAAGGAATAGGTTGGTTTACTTATGAAACTCTCAAGCGAATGACGATTAACCATCCGGAACATGAGTTTATTTTTATTTTCGACCGGGCCTATAGTCAAGACTTTATTTTTGCAGAAAATGTAACTCCTGTGGTAATTGGACCACCTACGCGTCATCCGGTTTTATGGTATTTGTGGTTTGAATACCAGATTCCAAGGGTGCTCAAAAAGTACAAAGCAGATTTGTTTCTCTCGCCCGATGGGTATTTGTCGCAACGTACCACGGTGCCGCAACTTGGTGTAATTCACGATATTAATTTTGTGCATCGGCCCGATGATTTGCCTTGGTTAAAGGCAAAGTATTACAACCATTATTTTCCAAAATTTGCAAGTTTGGCTAAACGTATTGCCACTGTTTCTTTTTACTCAAAAGAAGATATTACCCGGTCGTTTAAGGTTGATTATGATAAAATTGACGTTGTTTACGATGGTATTAATCAGATATTTGAGCCCATTTCGGAGGCCGAGAAGCAAAAAGCACGTGAAACTTATGCGGGTGGCTCAGAGTATTTTTTATTTGTTGGCGCCTTGCATCCCCGAAAAAATGTGTGTGGCTTGTTAAAAGCCTTTGATGCTTTTAAAAGTGTGGTTAACGATCGGACAAAACTGGTTATTGTTGGCGGAGAGATGCACAAAACAGGGCCAATTTTTGAGACTTACGAAAATATGCGGCATAAAAGCGATGTGGTTTTTACCGGGCGGGTAGCAACACGCGATTTGCATGATATATTTGGTGGAGCGTTGGCATTGGCTTTTGTTCCGTTTTTTGAAGGTTTTGGAATTCCAATTGTTGAGGCAATGAGTGCCGGTATCCCGGTTATTTGTTCCAATACCACATCGATACCCGAGGTTGGAGGAAACGCTGTGCTTTATGCCGATCCGCTGAAGATTGACCAGATTACCGACGCAATGCTACGCATTTATAACAATCCTGAGTTGCAAAAAGAATTAGTGGAAAAAGGTTTTGTGCAAAAAAATAAATTTAGTTGGGATGAAACAGCCCGCTTACTGTGGATGAGTGTTGAGAAGTCTCTTCAGTAA